In Stenotrophomonas sp. 610A2, one DNA window encodes the following:
- a CDS encoding [protein-PII] uridylyltransferase — protein MTSLPAGPSLDTPADSAGDAQWAADARQSLAHTDARLGKRFEQTENVERLPGLRARAVDQLIIEAWQRCIPAGAGLALFAVGGYGRGELFPRSDIDLLVLAETEVQQRHEAALARLFALLWDAGLPASHAVRSATQCVQAAADQTVLTALIEARPLVADATAQHGLARAIAPSLVWPPREYFLAKREELLARHQRFGDTADNLEPDIKDGPGGLRDLNTLGWMALRAFGVSNIDALVGLGHLGLDEAAALKRERLVLARLRFGLHLVAQRPEERLRFDYQKTLAARMGFGDDAESLGVEKMMQGFYRSATVIRRISDRLLQRFEEQFDGEATPQPVGEGFSLRRGYLSADDPFWPHGDIRSIFALFACWARTSDVRGLHSMTARGLAEMLDEIPDYTAVDEDVREQFMALLRGPRAVDTLARMARLGVLGQWIPAFAAVSGRMQFDLFHVYTVDQHTLMVLRNMALFASGRADERFSIAHEVWPRLRKPELLLLAGLFHDIAKGRGGDHSELGAVDAREFCSLHGLSSSDTELVAWLVEQHLRMSVTAQKQDITDPDVTHRFAGLVGDRDRLDYLYLLTCADIAGTSPKMWNAWKDRLLADLYFATRRALREGLEHPLPEAERVQEARDNVREQMRLLGHDDAVIDRQFAAMPDESFVRFRPEQLVWQAASLVEVHKGGTLVKVRRITPESDALEVFVHSPDRDGMFAAIVMTLDRAGYGIHRARVLDGPDDTIFDTFEVTPAGSFADGDAARLETVLRKALAGNILILRPSRRVMPRQLKHFRFAPRIEFLDSSHENRTVLNLVAPDRPGLLADVAHVLRDQRLRVQDARIATFGERAEDQFQLTDRHDHPLTETSMQALRDALLACLDPDNKPGDPH, from the coding sequence ATGACCTCACTGCCGGCGGGCCCGAGTCTGGACACGCCGGCAGATTCTGCCGGTGACGCGCAATGGGCTGCCGATGCACGGCAGTCACTTGCCCACACCGATGCCCGCTTGGGCAAGCGCTTCGAGCAGACCGAGAATGTCGAACGTCTGCCCGGCCTGCGCGCGCGTGCGGTCGATCAGCTGATCATCGAAGCCTGGCAGCGCTGCATACCCGCAGGTGCGGGGCTGGCCTTGTTCGCGGTCGGCGGCTATGGCCGTGGCGAGTTGTTCCCGCGCTCGGACATCGACCTGCTGGTACTGGCCGAGACCGAAGTGCAGCAGCGCCACGAAGCCGCTTTGGCGCGCCTGTTCGCCCTGCTATGGGATGCCGGTCTGCCGGCAAGCCATGCGGTGCGCTCGGCAACCCAGTGCGTGCAAGCCGCTGCCGACCAGACCGTACTGACTGCCTTGATCGAGGCACGCCCGCTGGTTGCCGACGCGACCGCCCAGCATGGTCTGGCGCGTGCGATCGCGCCGAGCCTGGTATGGCCGCCGCGCGAATACTTCCTGGCCAAGCGCGAGGAACTGCTGGCGCGCCACCAGCGCTTTGGCGACACCGCCGACAACCTGGAGCCGGATATCAAGGACGGCCCCGGTGGCCTGCGCGATCTCAATACGCTGGGCTGGATGGCGCTGCGCGCCTTCGGTGTCAGCAATATCGATGCGCTGGTCGGGCTGGGCCATCTGGGCCTGGATGAGGCCGCCGCGCTGAAGCGTGAGCGCCTGGTATTGGCGCGGTTGCGCTTTGGCCTGCACCTGGTTGCACAGCGTCCGGAAGAGCGGCTGCGTTTCGACTACCAGAAGACCTTGGCTGCGCGCATGGGTTTTGGCGACGACGCCGAAAGCCTGGGCGTGGAAAAAATGATGCAGGGCTTCTATCGCAGTGCGACGGTGATCCGCCGCATCAGCGACCGCCTGCTGCAACGCTTTGAAGAACAGTTTGATGGTGAGGCGACACCGCAGCCGGTAGGCGAGGGCTTTTCGCTGCGCCGCGGCTATCTGTCCGCCGATGATCCGTTCTGGCCGCATGGTGATATCCGCAGCATCTTCGCGCTGTTCGCCTGCTGGGCACGTACCTCCGATGTGCGCGGCCTGCACTCGATGACTGCGCGCGGTCTGGCCGAGATGCTGGACGAGATCCCTGACTACACCGCCGTGGATGAAGACGTCCGCGAGCAGTTCATGGCCTTGCTGCGTGGCCCGCGAGCGGTCGATACGCTGGCACGGATGGCGCGTCTTGGTGTGTTGGGCCAGTGGATTCCCGCATTTGCCGCAGTATCCGGGCGCATGCAGTTCGACCTGTTCCATGTCTACACGGTAGACCAGCACACCTTGATGGTGTTGCGGAACATGGCCTTGTTTGCCTCCGGCCGCGCCGATGAGCGCTTCTCCATTGCCCATGAAGTGTGGCCGCGCCTGCGCAAGCCGGAGCTGCTGTTGTTGGCTGGCCTGTTCCATGACATTGCCAAGGGCCGTGGTGGTGATCACTCCGAACTGGGTGCGGTGGATGCGCGCGAGTTCTGCAGTCTGCACGGGCTGAGCAGCTCCGACACCGAGCTGGTGGCGTGGCTGGTCGAGCAACACCTGCGCATGTCGGTGACCGCGCAGAAGCAGGACATCACCGATCCCGATGTGACCCATCGTTTTGCCGGCCTGGTCGGCGACCGTGATCGTCTCGATTACCTCTACCTGCTGACCTGTGCCGACATCGCCGGCACCAGCCCCAAGATGTGGAATGCATGGAAGGACCGGCTGCTGGCTGACCTGTATTTCGCTACCCGCCGCGCCTTGCGCGAGGGCTTGGAGCATCCGCTGCCGGAAGCCGAACGGGTGCAGGAAGCGCGCGACAACGTGCGCGAGCAGATGCGCCTGCTCGGCCATGACGATGCGGTGATCGACCGCCAGTTCGCGGCAATGCCCGACGAGAGCTTCGTGCGTTTTCGTCCCGAGCAGCTGGTATGGCAGGCAGCGTCGTTGGTGGAAGTCCACAAGGGCGGAACCTTGGTCAAGGTTCGACGAATCACGCCCGAGAGTGATGCGCTGGAAGTCTTCGTGCATTCACCGGACCGCGACGGCATGTTCGCCGCCATCGTGATGACCCTGGATCGCGCCGGCTACGGCATCCACCGTGCGCGCGTGCTGGATGGCCCGGACGACACCATCTTCGATACCTTCGAAGTGACGCCTGCTGGCAGCTTTGCCGATGGCGATGCCGCGCGCCTGGAAACCGTGCTGCGCAAGGCCTTGGCCGGCAATATCCTGATCCTGCGCCCATCGCGGCGGGTGATGCCGCGTCAGCTCAAACACTTCCGTTTCGCGCCGCGCATCGAGTTTCTCGATTCCAGTCATGAAAACAGGACTGTCTTGAACCTGGTAGCGCCGGACCGCCCCGGTCTGCTCGCCGATGTAGCGCATGTGCTGCGCGACCAGCGCCTGCGTGTGCAGGATGCACGCATCGCTACCTTTGGCGAACGCGCCGAGGATCAATTCCAACTTACCGATCGCCACGATCACCCCCTTACCGAAACCTCCATGCAGGCCTTGCGTGACGCATTGCTTGCCTGCCTGGATCCCGACAACAAGCCAGGAGACCCCCACTGA
- a CDS encoding Spx/MgsR family RNA polymerase-binding regulatory protein, which translates to MTTIYGLKNCDTCKKATKWLDRFNVAYTFVDYRDNKPSPETLLEWAGKAGGFAAMINKSSTTWRQLPDNRKSPESDAEWKLLLREYPQLIKRPLVITDDGNLSQGFSDNGFKARFNIA; encoded by the coding sequence ATGACCACGATCTACGGACTTAAAAACTGCGACACCTGCAAGAAAGCCACCAAGTGGCTGGACCGCTTCAACGTCGCTTACACCTTCGTCGACTACCGCGACAACAAGCCCAGCCCGGAAACCCTGCTCGAATGGGCGGGCAAGGCCGGCGGCTTCGCGGCGATGATCAACAAATCCTCGACCACCTGGCGGCAGCTGCCGGACAACCGCAAGTCGCCCGAGTCCGATGCCGAGTGGAAGTTGCTGCTGCGCGAATACCCGCAGTTGATCAAGCGCCCGCTGGTGATCACCGACGACGGCAACCTGAGCCAGGGTTTCAGCGACAACGGCTTCAAGGCCCGCTTCAACATCGCCTGA
- a CDS encoding SDR family oxidoreductase, protein MGAVDGKVALVSGAARGIGAAVVHRLIEEGASVVFGDILDDDGSKLALALGERAHYVHLDVTSPNDWAAAIALAQQTFGRLDILVNNAGIVKSGSILDLSVEDWNLVIDINLNGVFLGMRAAAKALIASGAGSIINVSSTAGFLGFEDLAPYSASKFGVRGLTRSVALELGRYGVRVNSVHPGLIETPLSASRLAQDQGHVALNRAGKPNEIANMVLFLASDASSFSTGAEFVADGGALAGVIDRQVSPS, encoded by the coding sequence ATGGGAGCTGTAGATGGAAAAGTTGCGCTTGTAAGTGGCGCCGCACGAGGTATCGGGGCCGCGGTTGTGCATCGCCTGATCGAGGAAGGTGCATCCGTCGTCTTCGGCGATATTCTCGATGACGACGGCAGCAAGTTGGCACTGGCACTGGGCGAACGTGCCCACTACGTTCACCTCGATGTCACCAGCCCCAATGACTGGGCTGCGGCGATAGCGCTGGCGCAGCAAACGTTCGGCAGGCTGGACATCCTCGTGAACAACGCTGGCATCGTCAAATCCGGTTCGATCCTGGATCTCAGTGTCGAAGACTGGAACCTGGTGATCGATATCAACCTCAATGGCGTCTTCCTGGGAATGCGAGCCGCTGCGAAGGCGCTTATCGCATCCGGTGCTGGATCGATCATCAACGTATCCTCTACTGCCGGATTCCTTGGTTTTGAAGACCTCGCCCCCTATAGCGCGTCCAAATTCGGCGTACGCGGCCTTACCCGGTCGGTCGCACTGGAACTTGGGCGTTACGGCGTGCGGGTCAATTCAGTACATCCGGGCTTGATAGAAACGCCATTGTCAGCCTCCAGATTGGCGCAGGATCAGGGCCATGTCGCTCTCAACCGCGCAGGAAAACCCAACGAAATCGCCAACATGGTGCTCTTCCTGGCCAGCGACGCGTCGAGCTTTTCAACAGGGGCAGAGTTTGTCGCCGACGGCGGCGCGCTGGCCGGCGTCATCGACAGGCAGGTCTCGCCCAGTTGA
- the map gene encoding type I methionyl aminopeptidase codes for MAIQLKTPEEIEKMRIAGRLAAEVLDIITPHVKPGVTTEELDRICNDHIVNVQGTIPANVGYRGFPKTVCTSVNNVICHGIPSEAKVLKDGDIVNIDVTVIKDGWHGDTSRMYYVGTPSVMAKRLVETTKEAMWRGIRAVKPGATLGDVGHAIQEFAEGERFSVVREYCGHGIGKVYHDEPQVLHYGRPGQGLVLKQGMTFTIEPMINEGTRYTKVLPDGWTVVTKDRKLSAQWEHTIVVTEDGVEVLTLSPAETAQA; via the coding sequence ATGGCAATCCAACTGAAAACCCCCGAAGAAATCGAGAAGATGCGCATCGCCGGCCGTCTGGCGGCTGAGGTGCTCGACATCATCACCCCGCACGTCAAGCCCGGTGTCACCACCGAGGAGCTGGATCGCATCTGCAACGACCACATCGTCAATGTGCAGGGCACCATTCCGGCCAATGTGGGCTACCGCGGATTCCCCAAGACCGTGTGCACCTCGGTCAACAACGTCATCTGCCACGGCATTCCCAGCGAAGCCAAGGTGCTCAAGGATGGCGACATCGTCAACATCGACGTGACCGTCATCAAGGATGGCTGGCACGGTGATACCAGCCGCATGTACTACGTCGGCACGCCGTCGGTGATGGCCAAGCGCCTGGTGGAAACCACCAAGGAAGCCATGTGGCGCGGTATCCGTGCGGTCAAGCCGGGCGCGACGCTGGGCGATGTGGGCCATGCGATCCAGGAGTTCGCCGAAGGCGAGCGTTTCAGCGTGGTGCGTGAGTACTGCGGCCACGGCATCGGCAAGGTCTACCACGACGAGCCGCAGGTGCTGCATTACGGTCGTCCGGGCCAGGGCCTGGTGCTCAAGCAGGGCATGACCTTCACCATCGAGCCGATGATCAATGAAGGCACCCGTTACACCAAGGTGCTGCCGGATGGCTGGACCGTGGTGACCAAGGACCGCAAGCTCTCGGCACAGTGGGAACACACCATTGTGGTGACCGAGGACGGCGTTGAAGTGCTGACGCTGTCACCGGCCGAAACCGCGCAGGCATGA
- the dapE gene encoding succinyl-diaminopimelate desuccinylase: MNDVLALTCDLIARPSVTPEDAGCQQLIAGRLNAAGFNCEHLRLGEVDNLWATHGSGAPVLVLLGHTDVVPTGPVETWSSDPFKPEVRDGVLYGRGTADMKGSVAAFVVAAEQFVAAHPNHPGTLAVLLTSDEEGDAIDGVRHVAKLFVERGQGIDWCITGEPSSTAKLGDLLRVGRRGSLSAKLRIKGVQGHVAYPDKAKNPIHLAAPALAELTARHWDDGYESFPSTSLQISNINAGTGANNVIPGELLVMFNLRYNPHWNADKLEAEIGALLDRHGLDYDLHWHRSGEPFYTPEGRLRSVARAVLAEFAGAAPEESTGGGTSDARFIAPLGAQCIEVGPVNASIHQVDENVRVADLEALPDLYRKLIEKLLD, from the coding sequence ATGAACGACGTACTAGCCCTGACCTGCGATCTGATCGCCCGCCCTTCGGTAACCCCGGAAGACGCCGGTTGCCAGCAGCTGATCGCAGGCCGCCTCAACGCCGCAGGCTTCAACTGCGAACACCTGCGCCTGGGCGAAGTCGACAACCTCTGGGCCACCCACGGCAGCGGCGCGCCGGTGTTGGTACTGCTCGGCCACACCGACGTGGTGCCGACTGGTCCGGTCGAGACCTGGAGCAGCGATCCGTTCAAGCCGGAGGTGCGTGATGGCGTGCTGTACGGGCGCGGCACTGCCGACATGAAGGGCAGTGTTGCCGCCTTCGTGGTGGCCGCCGAACAATTCGTCGCTGCCCATCCGAACCACCCCGGTACGCTGGCGGTGCTGCTGACCAGTGATGAAGAAGGCGACGCCATCGATGGCGTGCGCCACGTTGCCAAGCTGTTTGTGGAGCGCGGGCAGGGCATCGACTGGTGTATTACCGGTGAGCCTTCGTCCACGGCCAAGCTTGGCGACCTGCTGCGTGTCGGCCGCCGTGGCAGCCTCTCGGCCAAGCTGCGCATCAAGGGCGTGCAGGGCCATGTGGCCTATCCGGACAAGGCGAAGAACCCGATCCATCTGGCCGCACCTGCATTGGCTGAGCTGACTGCCCGTCATTGGGACGATGGCTACGAAAGCTTCCCGTCCACCAGCCTGCAGATATCCAACATCAACGCCGGCACCGGCGCCAACAATGTGATCCCGGGCGAGCTGCTGGTGATGTTCAACCTGCGTTACAACCCGCATTGGAATGCCGACAAGCTGGAGGCCGAGATCGGTGCGCTGTTGGATCGTCACGGCCTGGACTACGACCTGCATTGGCATCGCAGCGGCGAGCCGTTCTATACGCCGGAAGGCCGCCTGCGCAGCGTCGCCCGCGCAGTGCTGGCTGAATTCGCCGGTGCCGCGCCCGAAGAAAGCACCGGCGGTGGTACCTCCGATGCCCGCTTCATCGCCCCGTTGGGCGCACAATGCATCGAGGTGGGGCCGGTCAATGCCAGCATCCACCAGGTCGATGAGAACGTGCGCGTGGCCGACCTGGAAGCGCTGCCTGACCTGTACCGGAAACTGATCGAAAAACTGCTGGACTGA
- a CDS encoding Csu type fimbrial protein has protein sequence MKLRNVPLFACIAIAATTGAAHAATDTTQFQVKITISESCDVHTVNATDIDFGTHVRSTTATPIDNQGALQLNCSRGTPYQIALDPGLNSSSPTAAADNRRMTSVDGGVVPYGLYRDAARTQFWGRVIGTNTVGGTGSAAQQSIPVYGRVPATDVAAGVYLDTITATVTY, from the coding sequence ATGAAGCTCCGCAACGTCCCCCTGTTCGCCTGTATCGCCATCGCTGCCACAACCGGCGCCGCCCACGCAGCGACAGACACCACGCAGTTCCAGGTCAAGATCACCATTTCCGAGTCCTGTGACGTGCATACCGTCAATGCCACGGACATCGATTTTGGTACCCATGTCCGCTCCACCACCGCCACACCAATCGACAACCAGGGCGCGCTGCAGCTCAACTGCAGCCGCGGTACGCCTTACCAGATCGCGCTCGACCCTGGCCTCAACTCCAGCAGCCCCACGGCAGCGGCCGACAACCGTCGCATGACCAGTGTTGACGGCGGCGTGGTGCCTTATGGCCTTTACCGTGATGCGGCGCGCACCCAGTTCTGGGGCCGGGTGATCGGCACCAACACCGTGGGCGGCACCGGATCCGCCGCCCAACAGTCGATCCCGGTCTATGGCCGCGTGCCGGCCACCGACGTGGCCGCAGGCGTGTACCTGGACACCATCACCGCCACCGTCACCTACTGA
- the dapD gene encoding 2,3,4,5-tetrahydropyridine-2,6-dicarboxylate N-succinyltransferase: MASKPATKKTVTRKTAKKAAPAKAAPKKKAAVATKPAAKPVAKTVKAAVKKVAAAKPKSTKPVTQSVGPRSLRKPPAPGVAELKFSIESAFERRTMLTMDEIEGSTRALVNRVIDGLESGEFRVAEPDGNGGWKVNEWLKKAVLLYFRVNDMAVMDGAPAPFWDKVESRFEGYDEPAFRAAGVRVVPGAIARRGTHFGKDVVLMPSFTNIGAHVGEGTMVDTWATVGSCAQIGKHCHLSGGAGIGGVLEPLQASPTIIEDHCFIGARSEVVEGVVVGHHSVIGMGVFLSQSTRIYNRATGEVTYGYVPPYSVVVSGSLPSKDGTHSLYCAVIVKQVDAKTRSKTSVNDLLRGLAD, encoded by the coding sequence ATGGCAAGCAAGCCCGCAACCAAGAAGACCGTGACCAGGAAGACCGCCAAGAAGGCAGCGCCTGCAAAGGCTGCGCCGAAGAAAAAAGCTGCGGTAGCGACCAAGCCGGCCGCCAAGCCTGTTGCGAAGACGGTCAAGGCCGCGGTCAAGAAGGTTGCTGCTGCCAAGCCGAAGTCGACCAAGCCGGTGACGCAGTCGGTAGGCCCGCGCAGCCTGCGCAAGCCGCCGGCACCGGGCGTGGCCGAGTTGAAGTTCAGCATTGAAAGCGCATTCGAGCGCCGCACCATGCTGACCATGGACGAGATCGAAGGCTCGACCCGTGCGCTGGTAAACCGCGTCATCGACGGCCTGGAGTCCGGCGAGTTCCGCGTTGCAGAGCCCGATGGCAATGGCGGCTGGAAGGTCAACGAGTGGCTGAAAAAGGCCGTACTGCTGTACTTCCGTGTCAACGACATGGCGGTGATGGATGGCGCCCCTGCACCGTTCTGGGACAAGGTCGAGTCGCGCTTTGAGGGCTACGACGAACCTGCCTTCCGCGCAGCAGGTGTGCGCGTGGTGCCAGGTGCGATCGCCCGCCGCGGTACGCACTTCGGCAAGGACGTGGTGCTGATGCCGAGCTTCACCAATATCGGTGCACACGTGGGCGAAGGCACCATGGTTGATACCTGGGCCACGGTGGGTTCCTGCGCGCAGATCGGCAAGCACTGCCACCTGTCCGGCGGTGCCGGCATCGGTGGTGTGTTGGAGCCGCTGCAGGCCAGCCCGACCATCATCGAGGACCATTGCTTCATCGGTGCCCGTTCGGAAGTGGTGGAAGGCGTGGTCGTCGGCCACCACAGCGTGATCGGCATGGGCGTGTTCCTGAGCCAGAGCACCCGTATCTACAACCGCGCCACTGGCGAAGTGACGTATGGCTATGTGCCGCCGTACAGCGTGGTGGTCAGCGGCTCGTTGCCGTCCAAGGACGGCACCCATTCGCTGTACTGCGCGGTGATCGTCAAGCAGGTGGACGCCAAGACCCGCAGCAAGACCAGCGTCAATGATCTGCTGCGTGGGTTGGCGGACTAA
- a CDS encoding ligand-binding sensor domain-containing diguanylate cyclase — MWFRKGLMVFLLACLLPLAHATTTMHGLPLLRQFGASQLPAAPTYPGVVVDRTGNLYAASGEGVMIFRSGVWELLEASGEAPVYSIMLARDGSIHVAGAGVFGRLLRQADGTHKFVDLLPRLANAGLVQGPVEVFSLGETSRGVHAVSAGSLFVLEKDGSTTRMQLPAGARTRPLVAGDEVFFRVPGQGLYRVDKAAMVLVEGMESLAKLRIPAAWPYRGGLLFAAADGFHFSDGMHVRKLDTEADAAFRLHEPYTGIALADGGFAIGSFDGTIMRFSPGLRLLDSFAACAGEMHDLVEDREGAVWISGENGIARLRWSLPWTRYGRLHGLNGRIFDSTWYDGRLWVASMGVWSAQASAAATPEFSQQQWPHRDLETFALEGTSAGLLIGDRYGLSVLDPGQSQPRRLLAATLGDSVSRLLASAFDPGLMFAMASNRIIVLGQRSGRWQVVAQWQTDGKPVHGVYETAAGEVWAGDAVGGAHRWRFDPDSGQLLSDQRYGAAQGLPDVARHGVRLLRIGGVLYGITGQQVHRLQGDRFVAAELPVLTGLQTPMELEGEDNAKGSFAWTARQLWWRKPGATTFQLQQVSDSRVPGFMTVGLHGDGQLRVVTRDSVLQLDPAAVESIATPPQARLDRIELQGPNHPPVLLPLLPKTTPHLPAGAGLALRFGVQSMEPEVEFRYRMPGYHDEWSPWTAGRELTYQRLPAGTYDFQLQARVLGAAPTEVMSYPLQVAPFWYQRPWVRVGFGVAGLLFVVAVVRLRTRAINAQNRLLEQKINERTAELQSANSRLSALAVTDGLTGIANRHAMEKALPRAWQRCAVRQEPLAVMMIDVDHFKQFNDTHGHHIGDLQLRRVAQTLAAQVTGAEELVARYGGEEFVLILPACDEQMAMARGERLRSAVEQVTGAAGQRVTISVGVAVCIPVAQEDPMALVSCADLALYRGKREGRNRVEVGCLQ, encoded by the coding sequence ATGTGGTTCCGTAAAGGGCTGATGGTCTTCTTGCTGGCGTGCCTGCTGCCATTGGCGCACGCCACCACCACAATGCATGGCTTGCCGCTGCTGCGTCAGTTCGGGGCCAGCCAGTTGCCCGCCGCGCCAACCTATCCTGGCGTGGTCGTTGATCGCACTGGCAACCTGTACGCAGCCAGCGGCGAAGGCGTGATGATCTTCCGCAGTGGCGTATGGGAGCTGCTGGAGGCGTCTGGCGAAGCGCCGGTGTACTCGATCATGTTGGCGCGCGATGGCAGCATCCATGTTGCTGGCGCGGGTGTGTTCGGGCGCTTGCTGCGGCAGGCGGATGGCACCCACAAATTCGTTGACCTGCTGCCGCGCTTGGCCAATGCGGGCCTGGTGCAAGGGCCGGTCGAGGTCTTCTCGCTGGGGGAAACCTCGCGTGGTGTGCACGCGGTTAGCGCTGGCTCCTTGTTTGTACTCGAGAAGGACGGCAGCACCACGCGTATGCAGCTGCCCGCTGGCGCACGTACGCGCCCGCTGGTAGCCGGCGATGAGGTCTTCTTCCGGGTTCCGGGGCAAGGGCTCTACCGTGTCGACAAGGCGGCGATGGTGCTGGTCGAAGGCATGGAGTCGCTCGCCAAGCTGCGTATTCCCGCGGCCTGGCCGTACCGTGGCGGCTTGTTGTTTGCCGCGGCCGATGGCTTCCATTTCAGTGATGGCATGCACGTACGCAAGCTCGACACGGAGGCTGATGCGGCCTTCCGTCTGCACGAGCCTTACACCGGCATCGCACTTGCCGATGGCGGCTTCGCGATTGGTAGTTTCGACGGCACGATCATGCGTTTCTCGCCCGGCCTGCGCCTGCTCGACAGCTTTGCGGCGTGTGCGGGTGAGATGCACGACCTGGTGGAGGACCGCGAGGGTGCGGTGTGGATCTCGGGCGAGAACGGCATCGCGCGTCTGCGCTGGTCGCTGCCCTGGACGCGCTATGGGCGTCTGCATGGCCTGAACGGACGCATCTTCGACAGCACCTGGTATGACGGCCGCCTGTGGGTGGCAAGCATGGGAGTGTGGAGTGCGCAGGCCTCGGCAGCGGCGACGCCGGAGTTCTCGCAACAGCAATGGCCGCATCGGGATCTTGAGACGTTTGCGCTGGAGGGTACGTCTGCGGGTCTGCTGATCGGTGATCGTTACGGTCTGTCGGTGCTGGACCCGGGGCAGTCTCAGCCGCGTCGGCTGCTGGCAGCGACCTTGGGTGACAGCGTCAGCAGGTTGTTGGCTTCGGCGTTCGACCCAGGGCTGATGTTTGCCATGGCCAGCAACCGGATCATTGTGCTTGGCCAACGCAGCGGACGCTGGCAGGTGGTCGCGCAATGGCAAACCGACGGCAAGCCCGTCCATGGCGTGTACGAGACCGCAGCGGGCGAGGTATGGGCCGGCGACGCCGTTGGCGGCGCGCATCGCTGGCGCTTTGATCCGGACAGTGGGCAGTTGCTCAGCGATCAGCGCTATGGCGCGGCGCAAGGGCTGCCCGACGTGGCAAGACACGGAGTGCGACTGCTCCGCATTGGCGGCGTTCTTTACGGCATCACAGGACAGCAGGTGCACCGTTTGCAGGGCGACCGGTTTGTTGCGGCCGAGTTGCCTGTGCTCACCGGATTGCAAACACCCATGGAGCTGGAAGGCGAGGATAACGCCAAGGGCAGTTTTGCCTGGACGGCGCGACAGCTGTGGTGGCGCAAGCCCGGTGCGACCACGTTCCAACTGCAGCAGGTCAGCGATAGCCGCGTGCCAGGCTTCATGACGGTGGGGCTGCACGGTGATGGGCAACTGCGCGTGGTTACCCGTGACAGCGTGTTGCAGTTGGATCCCGCTGCGGTCGAATCCATCGCGACACCGCCGCAGGCGCGGTTGGATCGCATCGAGCTGCAAGGTCCGAATCATCCGCCCGTACTTTTGCCTCTGTTGCCAAAAACAACGCCGCACTTGCCAGCCGGGGCGGGCTTGGCCCTGCGCTTCGGCGTGCAGAGCATGGAGCCGGAAGTCGAGTTCCGTTATCGGATGCCGGGCTATCACGACGAATGGTCGCCATGGACGGCTGGGCGCGAGCTGACCTACCAGCGCTTGCCTGCGGGCACTTACGACTTCCAGCTGCAGGCGCGCGTGCTGGGCGCCGCGCCTACCGAGGTGATGAGCTACCCGCTGCAGGTTGCACCGTTCTGGTACCAGCGGCCCTGGGTTCGGGTGGGCTTTGGCGTGGCGGGTCTATTGTTCGTGGTCGCGGTGGTGCGGCTACGCACCCGCGCCATCAATGCACAAAACCGCCTGCTTGAGCAGAAGATCAACGAGCGCACTGCCGAGCTGCAGAGCGCCAACTCACGGCTTTCGGCGCTGGCCGTCACCGACGGACTCACCGGCATCGCCAACCGCCACGCGATGGAGAAAGCCTTGCCGCGTGCCTGGCAGCGTTGCGCGGTACGACAGGAGCCGCTGGCGGTGATGATGATCGACGTGGATCACTTCAAACAGTTCAACGACACCCACGGCCACCACATCGGCGACCTGCAGCTGCGCCGTGTAGCGCAGACGTTGGCCGCGCAGGTAACGGGTGCCGAAGAGCTGGTCGCGCGCTACGGCGGCGAGGAATTCGTGCTGATCCTGCCGGCTTGCGATGAGCAGATGGCGATGGCGCGAGGCGAGCGGCTTCGCAGTGCAGTGGAGCAGGTCACCGGTGCTGCTGGTCAGCGGGTGACGATCAGTGTCGGGGTGGCGGTCTGCATTCCAGTGGCTCAGGAAGATCCGATGGCGTTGGTAAGCTGCGCCGATCTGGCGCTGTACCGCGGCAAACGCGAGGGGCGCAACCGGGTGGAGGTCGGCTGTCTCCAGTGA